One Flavobacterium sp. 90 DNA segment encodes these proteins:
- a CDS encoding tail fiber protein: protein MDVFLGTILAFGFNFNPRGWQLCYGQLVPISQYNALFALLGTTYGGNGTSTFALPDLRGRSLVGQGQGPGLSFINIGEVSGNESITLTSSNMPIHGHPLAAATSPITVAVNAISLKPISNDPDGGNNYFAAGGNTPNIYSETGGTSNAVGGVTAAISGATGVAGGSQPFGLRNPYLGINYCIAMEGIFPSRN from the coding sequence ATGGATGTATTTTTAGGAACAATTCTAGCATTTGGATTTAACTTTAACCCTAGAGGTTGGCAATTATGTTATGGGCAACTAGTTCCCATATCACAATACAATGCACTCTTTGCTCTACTTGGAACAACTTATGGAGGCAATGGAACATCTACATTTGCTTTGCCTGATTTAAGAGGTAGATCTCTTGTAGGTCAAGGACAAGGGCCAGGCTTAAGCTTTATTAATATCGGAGAAGTAAGTGGTAATGAAAGCATTACGCTTACATCAAGCAACATGCCTATACATGGTCATCCACTAGCTGCGGCTACTTCTCCTATTACTGTAGCTGTCAATGCAATAAGCTTAAAACCAATCAGTAATGATCCTGATGGTGGTAATAATTATTTTGCTGCTGGCGGCAATACTCCAAATATCTATAGTGAAACTGGAGGAACAAGTAATGCAGTTGGTGGTGTAACTGCAGCAATTAGCGGTGCTACAGGTGTTGCAGGTGGTAGCCAACCATTTGGTTTAAGAAATCCTTACCTGGGAATAAACTATTGTATCGCTATGGAAGGAATTTTTCCAAGTAGAAACTAA
- a CDS encoding DUF4157 domain-containing protein — MEQNHIKLSEDKTQTSAANVNGNAIQLKDNRESSSVQKKLLEKAVGQESTFKPIQKKANNTGLPNNLKSGIENLSGHSMDDAKVHYNSNKPQQLNAHAYAQGTDIHLASGQEKHLPHEAWHVVQQKQGRVKPTMQMKGQENSTENVSSGTIQRMKVEPKPDTLKMLGNDTKTIKTFNTLVSIMQHALLPVLPAASIEIEIINKGETTPAWNYHKGTISHPGNKGNIGVELNRWYLEKASIGSLIGMFIHEIGVHTFADNLMGAEITDKGHLEANDEDADLAIEFKDQSNDHRNDIKGKIEKYPNEIESRKKKGRPRFRDHVNLAKSLAGGNSKRYNVYRNLYFHAGDAIVNKITDERKKDEALKDLTFSFLFDLGRIVATDDGNAMSIFKNTDAIGQLMIIYRDRIVTEFVSKHKWLKNASKNIKTGKWPLRRFLVAQLGSLAISSNPLAQTARSSVGGLIAGGIVLATGTTLAAAAAPAIATGIGIGIGLHVLQKLFGV, encoded by the coding sequence ATGGAACAAAATCATATAAAATTATCTGAAGACAAAACACAGACAAGCGCAGCTAATGTCAACGGTAATGCTATACAGTTAAAAGATAACAGGGAATCAAGTTCTGTACAAAAAAAGCTTCTGGAAAAAGCTGTTGGTCAGGAATCTACTTTTAAACCTATTCAGAAAAAAGCAAATAACACAGGTCTGCCTAACAATCTGAAATCGGGAATTGAAAATCTTTCGGGACATTCTATGGATGATGCTAAAGTGCATTATAACTCAAACAAACCTCAACAACTTAATGCACATGCTTATGCACAAGGCACAGATATTCACTTAGCTTCCGGTCAAGAAAAACATCTACCGCATGAAGCCTGGCATGTCGTGCAACAAAAACAAGGCAGAGTAAAACCTACTATGCAAATGAAGGGCCAGGAAAATAGTACTGAAAATGTGTCTTCAGGAACAATACAGAGAATGAAAGTAGAACCTAAACCGGATACTCTAAAAATGTTAGGAAACGATACAAAAACTATCAAAACGTTTAATACTCTTGTAAGTATTATGCAACATGCACTTTTGCCCGTTTTACCGGCTGCTTCTATAGAGATAGAAATAATTAATAAAGGAGAAACAACTCCTGCCTGGAATTATCATAAAGGGACAATATCTCATCCGGGAAATAAAGGAAATATTGGCGTTGAATTAAATAGATGGTATCTCGAAAAAGCTTCAATAGGAAGCTTAATTGGAATGTTTATTCATGAAATTGGGGTACACACTTTTGCAGATAATCTTATGGGAGCTGAAATAACAGATAAGGGGCATTTGGAGGCTAATGACGAAGATGCTGATCTTGCTATTGAATTTAAAGATCAAAGTAATGATCATCGAAATGATATTAAAGGCAAAATAGAAAAATACCCAAATGAAATTGAATCACGAAAGAAAAAAGGGAGGCCAAGATTTCGTGATCATGTAAATCTGGCAAAAAGTCTGGCAGGGGGAAATAGTAAAAGATATAATGTTTATAGAAACCTATATTTTCATGCAGGAGATGCTATAGTAAATAAAATAACAGATGAAAGGAAAAAAGATGAGGCCTTAAAAGATTTAACTTTTTCTTTTTTATTTGATTTGGGAAGAATAGTAGCCACAGATGATGGTAACGCTATGTCTATTTTTAAAAATACAGATGCCATTGGACAGTTAATGATTATCTATCGTGATCGTATAGTAACAGAATTTGTATCAAAGCATAAATGGCTGAAAAATGCTTCGAAAAATATTAAAACAGGTAAATGGCCCTTGCGTCGCTTTTTAGTTGCTCAATTGGGTTCTTTGGCTATTTCTTCAAACCCTCTTGCTCAAACAGCACGTTCTTCTGTTGGAGGTCTAATAGCAGGCGGAATTGTACTGGCAACCGGAACAACTCTTGCAGCAGCAGCAGCTCCGGCAATAGCAACTGGTATTGGTATTGGAATTGGTCTTCATGTTTTACAGAAACTGTTTGGTGTCTGA